The genomic segment AATTGCGAATGGATATTGTTATCAGCATACAAATCAAGATAATAAAGTGAATCCTAAAAAGCCAGCTTCTTCAAAATCTAAAACCTCACTTTGTGGCGCAAAAACAAAATCTGGTAAAGCCTGCAAGCGTAAAGTAAAAGGCGGAGGTTATTGCTATCAACATAAATAAAGCTAATTTTAAATACGGATTTCCGTAATATTTTTTTATTTTTTAAATATATTTTTGCATAAATTATAGATTGGGGGAATAATTTTGCTATAAATTTTTAAGAAAGAACAAACCTTACGGATTTCCGTAAGGTTTTGTTTTTTAGTGAGTTTACTTTTGGGTAAACATTAAAATAATAAGTTATGGCGAATTATTATGTAAATAAAAAAGCACAATCAAATAGAGATCACGAAGTTCACAAAAGTGGATGCTCCTGGCTACCAGAATTAGAAAACAGAATTTACTTAGGTAGCTATAATAACTGTAAAGAAGTTGAAAATTATTATACTAAAGTTAATGGTTGTTATTGTTCTAACGATTACCAAACTTCTTAAAATAACTCTATGGAATTTCAAAACAAAATAAAAGCAATCGCAGATAAAATTGCTTTACTAAAAGAAAAAATTGAGACAGAGGAATCTACAAAACATGCTTTTGTTTTGCCTTTCATTCATGCTTTAGGTTATGACTCTTTCAACCCAACAGAGGTTGTACCAGAGTTTACAGCAGATTTGGGTTTAAAAAAAGGAGAGAAAGTAGATTATGCAATTTTTCAAGACAACATTCCAATTTTAATTATAGAATGTAAAAACTGGAGAGAAACATTAGACAATCATAATTCTCAACTATTTAGATATTTTCATGTAACAAAAACACGTTTTTCTTTATTAACAAATGGTATACAATATCGGTTTTATACAGATTTAGAACAAACCAATAAAATGGATGTAAAACCTTTCTTGGAGTTTGATATAACAAAAGTAAAAGATTCAGATATTCATGAAATACTTAAATTTCATAAGTCTAATTTCGATGTTAATAAAATTGTAGATAATGCAAGCTCATTAAAATATACCAAAGAAATAAAAAAATGCATATCAGAAGAATTAATAAGTCCCTCCTTTGAGTTTTCTAGACTATTTGCAAATAAAGTTTATTCAGGAAGGTTAACAGAAAAGGTGATGAACGAATTTACAGAATTGGTTCATAAAGCTTTTAATCAAATAATAGGAGAGAAGGTTAACGATCGATTGAATTCTGCTTTAAACAAAGAATCAGAAAAACAACAAGAAGATATAGTTGAGGAAAAGCCAGCAGAAAGCAAAATCATTACCACAGAAGAAGAATTAGATGGGTTTAGAATTATAGTTGCCATTTTAAGAAGAAAACTACCTGTAGAAAGAATTAATCATAGAGATACACAATCTTATTTTGGAATTCTTTTAGATGATAATAATAGAAAACCATTGTGTAGACTTTATTTAAACACAAGTAATAAGTATTTAAGTGTATTTGATGAAAATAAAAAAGAAACAAAAATTACAATTGATTCTATTGATGAAATTTATAAATATGAGAGTCAACTTTTAAGTACAGTTGATTATTACATAGAAGACAAAAATTAAAAATATAATAATGAAAAAAAAGAGTCTATTTATTTTAGTAATATTATTTACAATCTTTTCTAAAGCACAAAATAAAGAATCTTCAACAAGAAAATTTATAGATGAAAGTAAATATACAAGAATTGATAAAGATTGGACTACTGAAGCAGAATTTAAATCAGGTATTGGAGAATATGTAAAGTTTTTCCCAATACAAGTTACAGATTTAAAAACAGGAAAAAAAATGAATGCTTTACAGTTAGATATGTTTATTAAAAAGCCCAATATTTATAAAACTGCTTGGGTAGGCTTAGAAGAGATTACTGATTTTATTAATTTTGTTGAAAAAAATGTAATTACAAATTTAAAGATGAAGTTGAAGGATAAGTCATCGGAATTTATTTTTAACGCAAAAGAAATGACACTATCTTACTTAGTTTATGAAAGAAGAAGAAGGATTACTATAAAATTAAACGATTATGATAATAGTGTAATAAAAAATTATACTTTTTGGACAGAATCTAAAGTAGATAATATTTCCAATTTATTAAGTGTTTTAAAAGTTATCAAATAAAAACACTAACAATTTATTTTTTTATTTTAATTACTAATTTAACACAAAAATAACCAATGAAAACCCTGCTTTTAATTTTTTCGCTACTTTTTATAACGTCTGCCTTCCAAACAAAAAAAACAGCTGTTTTTATTTGTATGACCAAATCAAGCAAAAAATATCACTTAAAAAAAGACTGTAGTGGACTTAAAAAATGCAAATCAAAAATTAAAAAAATTACTAAGAAAAAAGCAGAAAATGTAGGTAGAACTTTATGTAAAATTGAAAAGAAAAAATTAAAGAAAAAAAAATAATTCGGTAAGTAATAATTTTTACAAACATTAAAAAGCCTCATTTCAAAATCGAAATGGGGCTTTTAACTTCTACTTATTCCTTCGCAATAAAGAATGGTTAATAGTATTAAATTCAAAAAAAAATACTATTACAAATTTATAATTTTCCTGTTGTTTTTTAATAGGTATAAATACTCGTTTTTAATTTCTATGTTTACTTTTTCTTCGAGAAGTAGAACTGTTACTAACTCTTTTTTTATAAGCAACTTTTCTTTTAATTTTAGAGGCTTTTCTCTTTTTTGGAGCAACTTTATTTCTTGTTACAGAAGAATTTCTTGTGCTCGTGGTCGAAGGTCTTCTAGTAGGAACTGCTTTTTTAGTAGTTGCAATAGTGTTTCTTGAACTTACATTCGATGTCCTTCTTTTTGGTGTTACAAACGTATTTCTTCTTATGTTAGAATCATAATTTCTACTATTTGTATTTGTAGAAGTTCTTCTTCCTGAATTAGAAATTGTATTTCTTTTGATATTATAGCCCAACATTCTTGCTGAATTCGATTTTCTGTAAGAAATAT from the Polaribacter cellanae genome contains:
- a CDS encoding type I restriction endonuclease — encoded protein: MEFQNKIKAIADKIALLKEKIETEESTKHAFVLPFIHALGYDSFNPTEVVPEFTADLGLKKGEKVDYAIFQDNIPILIIECKNWRETLDNHNSQLFRYFHVTKTRFSLLTNGIQYRFYTDLEQTNKMDVKPFLEFDITKVKDSDIHEILKFHKSNFDVNKIVDNASSLKYTKEIKKCISEELISPSFEFSRLFANKVYSGRLTEKVMNEFTELVHKAFNQIIGEKVNDRLNSALNKESEKQQEDIVEEKPAESKIITTEEELDGFRIIVAILRRKLPVERINHRDTQSYFGILLDDNNRKPLCRLYLNTSNKYLSVFDENKKETKITIDSIDEIYKYESQLLSTVDYYIEDKN